A window of Diceros bicornis minor isolate mBicDic1 unplaced genomic scaffold, mDicBic1.mat.cur scaffold_95_ctg1, whole genome shotgun sequence genomic DNA:
gagatatacacatgtgcatgtgagtattctatcatgtatacatacatgtatgtgatatacataggtacatgcattatatatatgtatgagtggttgtggacacacatgcacatatgcgtctctctatatatataacttatagggggtatatatatgtgtgtgtgtgtgtgtgtatctatacatatacatacggctgctctggcgagggagggagggacagatgtttactgaccacctacaaggtttctcaaacttaatttttccaacatttgaaatgtcaatttttaaacttaatgtatgtttcaataatacatttgtattttaatgtgttataccagtataatctcagcatttttaatttgttcattaatggcagaattctccagcttgtatgcattctcttgatgctgtgatgtaataggctgggcgctgacagcctcccttttgtattccagaggttgtgtgaaacctcaagtttgtggtctctctctggcctgcggatttggactaagtttctgcacgtgctcactagctgtcctccaaaattcactctaaccaccactgttgggagcatacacagggaagaagccctagggtggaggtgcgtgtatgtgaggcacgcagagcactgggggtgcctaaaggccagctggggagatccatgggtgaggcatagcccacaagtcgtgggagacttcttgatggagtgctcagtgcagttacaggatccacatcctttaaagccctctaagagtacctatctgccaatgcccccaaactcttcaacccatccacactcatatttttgtgctccaacagagggctggaacttctcttcttgaaacctggacttccacaaaggccctctcctctgtgtgtcatgatctaagacagtgttttcaggggtttctgtgcagcagctgaaaggagcttgagctggttcacgggccactgcagggtccagagctgggaccgaggtctgtctgcctattaccagatgcatgggtgggtgagactccttctgggtcccttggcatatggtgctggatcccacttctcccacaaaggcacttttgtctatggatggatgccaaagcattgttagtgcaggagtagaaaaacaggaggtgtcttattccaccatgatgctgatgtcactctccttcttcgaattacagagattcaaatttgacccagtttttcaggagcctgctacttgcctacaattctctacaacctcagaccctcccagacccactctatgaaggacatagaaagaatgttctcagatctacttacaagggccaggcaaataaaagccaacaaattggttctggtcactctgctgggaacagagggcagtggacgtctcatacattctggtttggaagcaagactacttgttctctgtggatgaataaacaacaagaaaagagagcctgtggtaggtaaatacgtgattgatttatctgaaaagctcatctcctccccttcaacttgaaggttagtgtagggcgagagcacgggtagtttccactgttcaccttctcccttaatattcagaacagagaatcagttttattttgggtggcaattcaacaaactaaaagataaaattcctaacccctcttgcagataagagtgaccagaccaaattcaggccaatgatgtgtgacaagaagtatggagtgggggtttgtggaggctgcacagatggaactgacatagatgggaggttcagcattagatacatgtgacaccaatccacaggtgtcgtaggtattatctcatatacacctgacgatgttcctagaaagctgtttttagcaccatccccattgtgcaggttgggagactggggagatcttgagaggcacagtggcttttccaggacacagaactggtaggataaaagaggtgtgacttcagctctgtctcctcaaagctggccactggttccgctcccaaggagctgtggggagggtggtgatggatatttgtgtacagtgatggagatgacatgggcaaggagggagagcagccaacagcctagcggggtctttgggtgggtctgattgaaggaaggggccaagtaatagaaccttgaagaagtgacctcacttccttggtgacagcccccaacagaacttagaactctggttaccaggcacccacattgtaaccacagcctcctgtccagttcatttgagtggagacactcgacacagcaggatgttctcgtgttgtcccgtgactttccgaggctctggctcccggaaagccaagaatgagagcatgttaagtcgctttagacattggctcagccctcacctcgaatgtctgtggccttttggcaggaggaaccatcaggtaacagcgtagcccagggcaggccactctagatcaggccacaactgtgatcccaaatggacagccccacaccccttgaccctctttgtgtgtgtgtgtgtgtgtgtgtgtatgtgggaggtggagttagagaaggtagtatgaggaggaaccaccctgagcaggagcaggtagctaaatggtggagatttggtggtgtgtcatgttcatactgaagatcttggctgcaggagaggatggtgagtgctggggaccaagctcttctacccacatgtgaatcccaggccgtcgaggtgtcatcacattccttccctgatggagactatgcagatgcccctctgtgcctgaactgtggtggggtttccctctgtggcaaagtccaggcaggcccctgatgcctcctggcctgacttctgggcactgtcactgcagagctgcacccaagtgatggttgaggagctggtagatggtttccagttcgccatctccctggagaggacacaggtgcaccagtccatcaatgaagagggctggtttgaggtgagtgtgggtgcagaggggtcttcatacccaggactctgagatgaccaaggcactactagaatgcagactcaaatctgagtctcccctggaaccccccagggttttctcattagagtgctccacagtcccactcccaaaggaatctggacctccactccttcccaccagctacacaggagggtagaaagtcacctcaatcctcccgctggttcaccatgatgtcattgagtgtatgtacctcctcctctccctcagtgtgaggatgagtccaccgtgaatttcaatgaggcctgcaggatgcaggccctccagacaggcgtgagggagaagctgacagagtccatcgcaccagctttcctgagtaggaacatctctagcttcaccaccttcatggtcaactactcggccttagacacatcccaccaggtcctggaccagctgtttactaggtgagtgcccactccctcctcaacacagtggtgactctgcccctgCCAGCTGTATGTCCTGGGAGTGttaccaaatctctctgagcctcagtttgctcctctgaaaagtggggtgggagaggataaatttcatggggatcttgcaggaactaatgggatcagccatggtgggtgcttacctggtgcctggctctgcagagagggctgtggacgtgctgtggttgttcatggtgtttatttctctcttccccgtgaaaagtagtctgcctcacccatgtctgagatgcggcctttctgagtttggaaaagcacatggaaaccaccctgtcaaggagttggagattccatccagctggtcctggtccttttccttggggtagccagtcaaggatctctggggcagcagagaggccctaggcccactcaggtgtctcggatggttctgggtggattacattcattcaaccatgtagattaagcacctactgcatgcaggacatttggagacagtaaacccagtgaatgaaggagacacaatgtgtggcctcagtttccatctgagagtcagacattgacattcgacatcattcgcaggtcttgtcatccaccgtccatcccaagggatgccctcatagcctcctttacctctgaaggcatctccccttattccagccaggagggcagagcgcaggaccacctaaaaaagtgagtggtctttgggtgcagaaggacggcctcctgtctctaaagaacaagctgtggggggagagatggaggctgtggctgaggggagcctgtcagaagccgcatctcacgcatcttttgattcccatgggaaggaagaggcccggtggcttccactccaggaggacaggagtcaaagagctatggatgggtgccaggccccctggttaccagaggggtggctgggctgagttctcccctagaaacccattcccaccacagacccatttgaatctgcctccccttctccacatctacctcttctgaccaccgcctccaggcccagaacaggaggtgtgtgagcaacctgctcacacatctgtctcagtgctcagtccagttgcacaagtgcatggagggctggggtgggctgtgtcccagaccttcaggagaagagtgtccatgggaagagagtcacaacacactctgtgtcaacctgctggataagcaggcctgccactgccaggacagcctcacaggggtcagggctgccatgtggctctcacctggatggagaggggcaggcatagggtccagtcacaagccagggtgccttgggtgagaagcgtggagggaaaggccaggcctctgactctgttgcccaattgcctcccccagtgccatctcttctctggtgggaacctgcccggacccagggcaggatttctgcgagctcctgcactatctctgcttcagcatgaagctggcctctctgcatctcagcttgcctggctcggggctgcagggccacgcctaccttctccaggtccagctggagcatccacggcccattgaggcagagctggaaggtgaggcgactgcagtctcggatgacaatttgcagaatgttcagaggcttggttcacttcaaggcagtggggtctttcctggctttgacaggcacaggggaagtcagctacttgagtgacactgtttctttctcctcctgcagtaccatctccagagctccctccagctccagcgccagagcaagggccagctccacggctagatccagctccagctctagttccaccacctgtgctagagctggagccagtgtcacctccattagtccctccagggccagagccaccaacaccatcagctccagccccagtgccagctcctgagctggagccagctgcaccattggctccagggagaatcctccctccacctggagagataacagcagagccagatccagtcccagagcccgcctgcccctgggacgtgaccaccaagaagctgctgagggaggagaagcctgacttcttggagttccctccccggctggtggcagagcagttgacactgatggatgtggtgagcagcggggctctcagggcaggtggggcaggccttccctgtgccatcagctgccccagacctaccatttcctgatccagaatcccatgatctcggtccaacctcttgcttccccacgtaccctcatgtgacctgagcagccctcttaactctcgagcctttgctgtcctcatgtggacaggagagattgacactgagagcagctgccatgcagagtggctgtgcagatggatgaggtggagcagagaggaagttgggcagagtctgcgctttggtgggggaggggagcacactgaagtgctgtcttgtccttgggtacttcactcatttgcccaggaggcctcaacagcctcaacactaattaggcacttaatgtgtacatgactacaaggcagacaaacaaagcccgtggttgttgctgccttgggggaatgtgcatctgaaagaggagtcagaccctaggatggtcagaatgggtggaagatgcccctagagatggtcatgcaggagccgagttctggtgtttggaggaagtgagactgggctgggagcaaatgtcactatcccgcgccacagtatcggttcctgggtcatcctgtgctgggtgccctcagggaacacaggcaacacccagggactcccacaagcctcaggccacgttctcagcttcctgagctccagctctcaccactgacccagcctgggactgggggctgtggacactgagctgggctgtgacagggctgggtgacactccctgtcctccccaggagctgttcaagacagtgaggccccacgaattcctggactccatctggtcccagggtgacaacaggggtattcagcacctggcaccgaccatccatgccaccatgacccactttaacagagtggtcgaatgtatcatcaccacctgcattggggacccgagcatgacggcccaggacagggccagggtggtggagctctggatccaggtggccaaggtaagatgtgggagccctgggagcccctctctggagttgggggaactgccccttctcctttctcagctctcatgtttgaagtctgtggtctgagcctttgcacaaaccttaggcccctcctgccaggcctcgatgacctgactcctggtcccagtggtaggaagctcaccccttcctgggctcctttcttggcttgagctaaaatcctcctccctggaagtattcctcatcaggttccagctgtgccttttccgggttccctgagccgctgtctcatccaggacaggagacgtcaatgaggggacagaagccagaggaagcagggctccagctccccctcacagctcattctcttcccttccccaggaatgccacggactgaggaacctttcctctctccatgcaatcttctgggctctggagggcccctccattcaacgtttaaaagagtcgtggagacaggtgtccaggtgggtaggcctctctccatgcgagcaccacctgggtggaccagacaccccccacagggctggcattgcccttcagtcagttgggacctcctgggagacagcaaaccctggggttagggtctgacctggttggcaggcttcaagtctttctgaaaacttaggccagtggttctgcttcaggaatcagtttccctaagtgacagatcatgtcttgaaccaaattgaagattttcaagtgtttgcagcaacagaactctctgtccacgtgaaattaagactgtttaaaacacatctgctgagaaaataagagaatggaggccccaggtgacaataggagagcccctccccagtcccagacacctcagggctcagaggacacagtgaaaatgctcatccaggctttctggatcttctgggttttcaaataaaagggatttaccctaaaaccactccacagtgtttctttcgttttttccctcctcaggaagaactgtaagATAGTTGAAAAGatcttccaaacatgccaccgggagagcaggaagcttctcaaggaggtgagtggaggatGGAaatctggaaggacgggaggtgaggtggggagggaccaggcaggatgtgctttggtaagtttttcacttaaggttccccgagaaataatggtctgtcttgtccagctggacaggaagcgggggtgtgagctgcaggagcaggtggggactgtttggggcaggaggccttggtcacgggatacagtggtgtcgcctcgactgttccaagaggtgaggagctggcagaatgagcaggtgtctggcttccatgggaacccatcagctggccctcatcatcctccaggctggcgggtggatggaatgggtgggggttcctttcttcctaaagcagcccagtctgtcctcaggaagccaggcccctgctgctccttctgtcttcactgcacctcacaggggagggcactctgcctgtcccagggatgggcactgtgaggtcacacaggccttgtgaacataggggctgcacagccttgggccaaatggtggatctgggacagaactgtgtgctctctgggactgtgcactctagcccgatagtggtcactgctgacaaaccagtgagtctcccccaggGCGTTGTCgtcaaggatacgccccagatggcaatgagaattatcagggaacctacagatacttaatggaccttcctgacagattcttaatggcctccatcgaggccctggcaggaggggcctaaggattgtgcaaaggctcagaccacagacttcaaacatgagagctgagaaaggagaagggacattagaagtttccaagtgaaaaaggatgcaaatgtcaccattacacagtgccgtggtcaccccctacactgtcactcagatgtggcacagtggggtccccttcctgagtgaatgaaggaggagttctgtgcagggaccatcctgaggggattctagggagctgaggcctttggcatggcctcgggtccagcctggtgtcagaaaatccctgggggctggaaaacacagaagccacttgcatgggacacCGAgaaaccttgtgcctctccatccatggctcaggttgactgagggcctcaacacaccccgagagtccagaggacaggacattggtcaggggtgtgtctggaggaggagtgaaggccgggggccagggcctctggctgcgaggggcagcggtctcctctgtgggccccttagcaattcactgcccctctgtgggcctcggtctcctcatctgggaaatggagggagatgatctgtggtgcaggcctcacaggggtgatgaggtacaagggggagaggaatgtacagcagctttgtgctcctcctcctcgatggGGGAGggaacagcactggtgacagtcagatgacactgagtcctcaggggaccctgggaggcatggggagtccttgtCACACTtacctgatgaggagagaggcttaggggcctgggcaggcctaagggcacagaggagggagtgttggagctgggagtgatctagcatcagggcaccctggaatgggagcagccatagacaccagatggccagggtccaagatcagggccctgggagacacggggaagggaacatggcctccctgagcctgtccttgaccctgcaggaggtgtcatctgtgagggccacccatgAGATGGATccacagggagcccaggagaggcagcagcagcaggtgaggtggcctgagggggagggtctaggtgtcagaggaggggtcactcacctcatggctggaggcctccctaagagaggggtccctcctcctccagcccagctccaggagcccaagagcctgaaatgcctgcccttgaagtgaccaggaggaggcctggaagggctgggcccaggatgggttagggaggggagaggcagggaccacataccctgggatttgccaaaagccgcccctgggaggtgactggggaagttcgggggtcctggagggggcaactggggggaggccgctgagggtcctaggctgttctctgtgggagtctgtggtgggcaggaggctggggtgaagggatttgggggagggtccatgggggcatctgagaggtgggactcatctcaccactcccaccctgatttcacagggtgtcgtccccttcctgggcacgttcctcaatcacctgaagctgctggacattgggatggaggatgatctggaagtgagtgagcctggaggtggggccagggagcaggatcctgaggtttgggtggcgagagccctgcactgggacctgagctctcagtatctggcaaacctcctctcatgagagcgccatagccacccctgggagctggggagtcaggcccatcttagcaatgcgtgaatagatgctccacataagccccccaccagtctacctgggctggtgaagctcatagctgcctgcctgcagagctgcaggaggctgtgtctgagatggattcagcctccccctcgggccctgcccctgggggagtgccatcagcccctgcaagtgaggaagcacttctgtgttccagctgtcccttcctccctgaggcctcagtctccccgtctgtcatcagagagggtgtgctacataaggtctctggcctcagctcccctgtccctcctgccctggagcccagagcctggcccagtgtcaagttctctttgtggaaggtctgccctctgctgggccctgacattcctgcagcctgagaaggggtgggatgggggttggttctgggcttagggggctgtttctgatggacattggctgtctcccttccagggaaattgggtcaacttccagaaatggtgtgacgtgagcagctatggggagggtggggatgtggaaatcagagacctcccctggcaaggctttctctggcctcatcccttgggtcttacatttattgggagagtcagatccacaaagctgggcatcccatcacgttggcgggtgcgggaggggctggcatcaaggacaccttcctggatgaggaactaatccaagccaactgtgaggacaggcaagtcctgaatggagtgggaaggaaggagggttcccgagtgagcacagaccccagaccagatcctcactccgcacaagttcCTGGCAgccttccccacccaagccctgtctgcatcctgtccctcctcccagaaattcaaagtcatccataggatccagctgctccagcaggctgcaaattcatatgacctggagcccgacgagcgatttggggcctggttccaggccatggagcccatcagtgtccatgagaggtgagggggacaggagttgggtgagggcagggcagactctctctgatggccagctccagagcctgtggcctggctcgctgatcagtctcagaactcgtagcgtggtgacccatggggcaccaggactcagctgctggcaggctctgggaggggcacctgaggtgtggctcctggtagctcacaggtccactctgtcctgtagctactgggtctcctgccggctggagcccacACACCAGAAggtgagcaaa
This region includes:
- the LOC131403892 gene encoding ral guanine nucleotide dissociation stimulator-like; its protein translation is MARVQDQGPGRHGEGNMASLSLSLTLQEVSSVRATHEMDPQGAQERQQQQGVVPFLGTFLNHLKLLDIGMEDDLEVSEPGGGAREQDPEVWVARALHWDLSSQYLANLLS